GTGCTCAACATCATCAAGAACGCGGCCCAGTATTCCGGCGGCTACACCCTGACCTCGGTCGGACAGCGCATCGTCACCCAGATCCGCGCCAGCCTTTTCGCCCGCATCCAATACCTCTCGCTGCCGTCGTTCGACGCTTGGCGCGCGGGCGACATCATGTCGCGCTTTTCCAACGATATCCAACTGCTGGTCGCCGGAGTGACGGCCCTGCCGCTCTTCGCCAGCGCGGCGCTCACCCTGCTGGGCAGCCTCGGCGTGATGCTCTATCTGAGCTGGCAGCTCACCCTCGTCACCGTGGCGGTCGCGCCGATCGTCTCGTACGTCGTGTACAACTTCTCGCGGCTGCTGCGCGGGGTGACCGGCGTCGCCTTGAGCCGCGTCGCAGATCTGAATTCCATGCTGGCGGAAGCGCTCGAATCGATGCGCATCATCAAAGCCTTCACGCGCGAGTCCTATGAGGTGCGTCGCTTCAGCGAACGCAACGAAGCGAATTTCGGCGCTTCGATGAAGCTCGCGCAGGTCGCCCTGACGCAGACGCCGGTGATCGATTTCGTCGTATTGGTGGGCGTTCTCTCGCTGGCTGCATTCGCATCGTACCAGATGGTCGTCGGGAATCTCCCGGTTGAGCGCTTCATCGCGTTCCTGACGCTGGCAAGCATCGCCGCCAATCCGATCTCGCAGCTTTCCAATTACATCGGCGACTTGAACAAGGCATACGTGGCCGCCAAGAGGATTTTCGAGATCGTCGACTTGCCGGTGGAGGCGCCGGAAGCCGCGGGGAGCGTCGCGCTGCGCGACGTCCGGGGCGCTGTGGAGTTCAAGGACGTGCGCTTCGCATACACCGGCTCGAACGAGATACTCAAGGGCGTTTCGGCGCGGATCGAACCGGGCGAGGTGGTCGCGCTCGTCGGACCATCCGGCGCCGGTAAGACCACCATGGTGAATCTCATCCCGCGCTTTTACGAGCCGACCGGCGGCGCCGTGCTGGTGGACGGCCGCGATATTGCCGGCGTGACCCTGTCGTCGTTGCGCGGTGCGATCGCCATCGTGCCGCAGGATCCGCAACTGTTCTCGGATACGGTCGAACAGAACATCCGCTACGGCCGCTTGGACGCCACCGCTGAGGAGGTCGTCGAGGCGGCGCGCCAAGCCAACGCGCATGATTTCATCGTCGGCTTCCCCGATGGCTACGCGACGATGGTGGGCTCGCGCGGCATGCGCCTTTCCGGCGGGGAGCGTCAGCGCATCGCGATCGCCCGCGCCATCCTGCGCAACCCGCGGATCCTCATCCTCGACGAAGCGACCTCGTCGCTCGACGCAAATTCGGAGGCGCTCATCAACGACGCGCTCGATCATCTGCTCGTCGGGCGGACCACGTTCATCATCGCGCACCGGCTGTCGACCATCCGGCGCGCCACGACCATCCTTGTCATCGTGGACGGCAAGATCGCCGAGCGCGGAACGCACGAACAACTCCTCGCCGGGGGCAACCTGTATGCAGAGCTGCATGCGAAGCAGGCGCTGGAACCGGTCAGCCTGCAAGCACAAGCGTAGTTGAAAGAGATCGTCCGCAAGGCGCGTGCCGCCCGAGGGCTGCGCTCGTACGTCATCAAGACGTGCCGGCGCATCATCGGACCCGGCGGTGAGCCGAAGGCGCCGCCCGTGTGGGCGTTGCGGCGCATCTTCGGAGACTATCTGCAGGTCACGGCCGACGGCCATCCGTTCATCGTGGACCTGCGCGACACGGTGGTCAGCTATGGCATCGTCGCTGACGGCGCTTGGGAAGAAGAAGAGACCGCGTTGATCCGGCGTTTGATCAAGCCGGGCGACCACGTCGTTGATGTGGGAGCGCATATCGGCTACCACGCCGTCATCTTCGCAGCGGCAGTAGGCTCGCGCGGCAAAGTGCTCGCGTTCGAGCCGGCAGGCGACAACGCCGACCTGCTGGAGATCAACGTCGCGCTCAACGGTTTTGAAAAGGTGGTCGAAGTGCTGCGCGCGGCGGCAGGTTCGAAGCCGGCGACCGTGCATCTGGTTCGCGATCACGGTCAGGCCGAAACCGCGCGCGGGGTGAGCAACCGCGGCGCTCACCACGTCGCGCCGGTGAATGGCGCCGACGCGCCGCTCGTGCAACTCACGACCGTGGACGATGCGACCGCGGGCTGGGAGCGGGTCGACGCCGTGAAAATCGACGTCGAAGGCTATGAATGGCACGTGTTGCAAGGGATGCGCCAAACCTTAGCGCGAAATATTGACCTCGTGCTTTTCGTGGAGTTTTGGCCTGCCGCAATCGTCCGTGCCGGCGCGGAGCCGGCCGCGTTGCTGGACGAGCTCGAAACCCAAGGTTTCAGCCTTTGGGAGATTCGAAGACCCGGCGGCCTTGAACGCTACGAGCGCGGCGCGCTTTTGAAAAGGCTGTCGGGCGCAACGGATCTCGTGGACTTGCTGTGCGTGCGCGGCGCCAAAACGGCGGGCTTGGGATAAATGGATACCAAAAAACCCGACATCATCGACCGCTTCAACGAAGCCGCAGAGCAGCGTTTCGTCGCTATTGAGACGCAGGACGATATCGATTTCCATCGCCGAAAGCCATTTGGCGACATCGTCTCGGGGCGTATCATTCTCTATAAATTCGCGTTGATGCTTGCCGCCCTCGATCTAAAACAGGGGCAGCGCGTGCTTGACTTCGGCACCGGCTCCGGCTGGGTCGCCAGAATGTTGAATCAGATGGGACTCGCTGTCGTTGGCGTGGACATATCGTCCAGCGCGGTGCAGTTCGCCCAGGAGACCACAGCAGCCGATCCTTACGTGCGCCGCGACATCCCGCTCGAATTCACCACGTACGACGGCTACAAGCTGTCATTCGACGATGCGTCATTCGATCGGGTCGCGTGCTTCGACACGTTTCACCACATCCCGAACAAGAAGCAAGTCCTAGCCGAACTGCATCGGGTTTTGGTACCCGGTGGTCGTATCGCTTTTGTTGAACCGGGGCCGCATCACCACAAGTCGGATGAAGCAAAGATTGAAACAAGAATTCACGGTGTTCTGGAAGACTCAGTTAGCCTAGAGGAGATGATGGACCTCGCCCATGGCGTTGGGTTTGGCAACGCAGAAATCTTACCGTATCCTCCGGAGGATCGTTTGCGTTTCGACCTTAAGGCATTTACGGCGTTCATGCGAGGCGACAATAGACCATACAGGTTAAGCGCAGTGCGCGAGGACCTGAAGCACGCCTTCATCGTGGCCTTCACGAAAGGGGCGCCGGTGCACGGGTCGCTGGGCCGTCCGTGGTGGCGCTTCTGGGGCTAATCGAGCCGATCGTTCCACAATCCGCTGGAGCAAGGGACGCTTTTCCACTACGGGTTCTGATGGTCAATCGCCCCGATGCCTCTGCGCGTTTCGGCGGAGACACCGTCCAGGTGCGAAACACCGCGCTTGCCCTTCGTGAGCTGGGGCTTGAAGTCGACATAGTGGAGACGGAGACCCCAGATCCGCGCGGTTACGACATAGCGCACGTCTTTGGCATCACCGAACCGGAGAAGACGGCACGCCAAATCGATGTTTGTAGAATCACGGGCATACCGGTCGTGCTCTCGCCGATTTGGATCAGCTACGCTGAGTTCTTTGCCAGGTCGCCTGTTTGTGAGCGCGCCTTGAGCCGCGCTCGAACCGCATCCGATGCTCGCCGTGCACTCGGCCGAATAGCGTGCCGCCCAACCCATCAGGTCGCATCCTGGCGCACGAAAATTCGCACCGCTCGCATCGAGAGCGCCCAAGCGAAGGTATTGGAATCAGCCGACCTGTTGTTGCCCGCCAGCGCCAATGAAGCGCGGGAGTACGCGCTCCATTTAGGCGTCCGCGATAAGCCATTTGTCATTGCGCCCGTGGGCCTGGCATTCGATCGCCTGCCCACATGGAGCCAAAACCGCTCGGGTGTGATTTGCGCCGGGCGCATCGAGTCCAGAAAAAATCAAGCGATCGTAGCGCTTGCGTTACAAGACGAGCCGATAGACGTGATATTTGTGGGCGAGATCTACGACTACTATGGGGACCTTTGCAAGAAATGGGCATCGCCACGCGCACGCTTCGCGGAACCGATGAAGCAGCCCGAACTCTTTGAACTCTTCGCAAAGTCCGTCGTTCACTGCATGCCCTCGTGGGGCGAAACGGCAGGGTTGTCGGCGTTCGAGGCTGCCGCATGCGGTGCGAAAGTCGTCGCCGGCGACCGCGGCTCCGAGATGGAGTACCTCGGACCCGATGCCGACTATGCGGACCCAGGAGATCCCGAGTCGATCGTAGCGGCGGTTCGGAGGGCGCTCAAGCGGCCACCGCGAGCGACCGGCGACGCCTTGGATCGCCGCATGCACGACCTGACTTGGCGGCGCGCCGCGGAACGAACGCTCGAGGGCTATCGCCTGGCACTGGGCGCGGCGCTCACATGACCCCCACGCGGGACGGGCGCGTCCCGATTTGACTAGGGGAAAGTTTGTGATATAATTACTGTCTGTGCCACTAAGGACGATCGCGCAGGCTGCCGGGAACCACCAGCGCATCGTTTTTTTCATCCCAGCACCATCAGCAATCTAAGTCAAAATAACTCGCTGCAAGCGCGAACGCCGTTCGCGCATGCGCCATTGGCGAAGGTGTAAGCCCCTGTAATGAAGACCCCTAAAGAAGCCAAGCCGCGGGCCTCAGCCCGCGTGCCTCGAGACGGCAAAGCCGCAAAAGCCGTAAAGGCCATCAAGCCGAAGG
This window of the Candidatus Tumulicola sp. genome carries:
- a CDS encoding FkbM family methyltransferase codes for the protein MKEIVRKARAARGLRSYVIKTCRRIIGPGGEPKAPPVWALRRIFGDYLQVTADGHPFIVDLRDTVVSYGIVADGAWEEEETALIRRLIKPGDHVVDVGAHIGYHAVIFAAAVGSRGKVLAFEPAGDNADLLEINVALNGFEKVVEVLRAAAGSKPATVHLVRDHGQAETARGVSNRGAHHVAPVNGADAPLVQLTTVDDATAGWERVDAVKIDVEGYEWHVLQGMRQTLARNIDLVLFVEFWPAAIVRAGAEPAALLDELETQGFSLWEIRRPGGLERYERGALLKRLSGATDLVDLLCVRGAKTAGLG
- a CDS encoding ABC transporter ATP-binding protein, translating into MVLRRLLAYLRPYVWAMLGGLLLTALASLALNGYAAVASYLVIAIKSKDLHALALALLGLLVLNIIKNAAQYSGGYTLTSVGQRIVTQIRASLFARIQYLSLPSFDAWRAGDIMSRFSNDIQLLVAGVTALPLFASAALTLLGSLGVMLYLSWQLTLVTVAVAPIVSYVVYNFSRLLRGVTGVALSRVADLNSMLAEALESMRIIKAFTRESYEVRRFSERNEANFGASMKLAQVALTQTPVIDFVVLVGVLSLAAFASYQMVVGNLPVERFIAFLTLASIAANPISQLSNYIGDLNKAYVAAKRIFEIVDLPVEAPEAAGSVALRDVRGAVEFKDVRFAYTGSNEILKGVSARIEPGEVVALVGPSGAGKTTMVNLIPRFYEPTGGAVLVDGRDIAGVTLSSLRGAIAIVPQDPQLFSDTVEQNIRYGRLDATAEEVVEAARQANAHDFIVGFPDGYATMVGSRGMRLSGGERQRIAIARAILRNPRILILDEATSSLDANSEALINDALDHLLVGRTTFIIAHRLSTIRRATTILVIVDGKIAERGTHEQLLAGGNLYAELHAKQALEPVSLQAQA
- a CDS encoding methyltransferase domain-containing protein, with the protein product MDTKKPDIIDRFNEAAEQRFVAIETQDDIDFHRRKPFGDIVSGRIILYKFALMLAALDLKQGQRVLDFGTGSGWVARMLNQMGLAVVGVDISSSAVQFAQETTAADPYVRRDIPLEFTTYDGYKLSFDDASFDRVACFDTFHHIPNKKQVLAELHRVLVPGGRIAFVEPGPHHHKSDEAKIETRIHGVLEDSVSLEEMMDLAHGVGFGNAEILPYPPEDRLRFDLKAFTAFMRGDNRPYRLSAVREDLKHAFIVAFTKGAPVHGSLGRPWWRFWG
- a CDS encoding glycosyltransferase; the protein is METETPDPRGYDIAHVFGITEPEKTARQIDVCRITGIPVVLSPIWISYAEFFARSPVCERALSRARTASDARRALGRIACRPTHQVASWRTKIRTARIESAQAKVLESADLLLPASANEAREYALHLGVRDKPFVIAPVGLAFDRLPTWSQNRSGVICAGRIESRKNQAIVALALQDEPIDVIFVGEIYDYYGDLCKKWASPRARFAEPMKQPELFELFAKSVVHCMPSWGETAGLSAFEAAACGAKVVAGDRGSEMEYLGPDADYADPGDPESIVAAVRRALKRPPRATGDALDRRMHDLTWRRAAERTLEGYRLALGAALT